The Chelatococcus sp. HY11 genome includes a window with the following:
- the rnpA gene encoding ribonuclease P protein component, with protein sequence MCDVPAVQHGRRSAQLPRLQKRSEFLAAARGKRFHTERMSVQWIDRARGKSLARPIPDADAHEHDVVNVPGFGCLSQADAALSAATGPERGPRFGLTVTKKTGNAVERNRIRRRLREVLRKLRPEWPEAALDVVVVARRGALSAPFDMLAVDLKRAIATFSSTRKRAERPSAHRPANTTDRP encoded by the coding sequence TCAAAAGCGTTCCGAGTTTCTGGCTGCTGCGCGCGGCAAACGATTTCACACTGAGCGCATGAGTGTTCAGTGGATTGATCGCGCGCGCGGAAAGTCGCTCGCCCGGCCTATTCCCGACGCCGATGCTCATGAGCACGATGTCGTGAATGTGCCGGGTTTTGGTTGCTTGTCGCAGGCGGATGCTGCCCTCTCGGCCGCCACAGGGCCGGAGCGGGGGCCGCGCTTTGGCCTTACCGTGACCAAGAAGACTGGCAACGCCGTCGAGCGCAACCGTATCAGGCGCCGGCTACGCGAGGTATTGCGCAAGCTGAGGCCGGAGTGGCCGGAAGCAGCGCTCGATGTTGTTGTCGTGGCCCGGCGCGGCGCTTTATCCGCCCCCTTCGACATGCTTGCGGTTGATCTCAAGCGGGCCATCGCCACATTTTCGTCAACACGGAAGCGAGCTGAGCGGCCTTCCGCCCACCGTCCTGCCAACACAACGGATCGTCCATGA